The Pelodiscus sinensis isolate JC-2024 unplaced genomic scaffold, ASM4963464v1 ctg220, whole genome shotgun sequence nucleotide sequence cggcagggctgggagcagggtggggggtggggtgtgggggcgctggcagggcagggggtcaggCCAGGGGGgcgccggccgggcggggtgtcAGGCCAGGGGGCGCCGGCAGgacggggggccgggcggggggggtcaggccagggggcgccggcagggcggggggggcgggcggggggtcaggccagggggcgccggcagggcggggggccgggcggggggtcaggccagggggcgccggcagggcggggggccgggtgtgggggggccggcaggggggggggcaccggtagggcgggggggccgggcggggggtcaggccagggggcgccggcagggcggggggccgggcgtgggggggccggcagggcgggggggccgggcgtgggggggccggcagggcgggaagccgggcggggggtcaggccagggggcgccggcagggcggggggccgggcggggggtcaggccagggggcgccggcagggcggggggccggcagggcggggggccgggcgtgggggcgccggcagggcggggggccgggcggggggtcaggccaggggggcgccggcagggcggggggccggcagggcggggggccgggcgtgggggcgccggcagggcggggggccgggcgggggggtcaggccagggggcgccggcagggcggggggtcaggcgaggggggcgccggcagggcgggggggccggcagggcggggggccgggcttgggggcgccggcagggcggggggctgggcggggggtcaggccagggggcgccggcagggcggggggccgggcgggggggtgggcggggggccgggcggggggcgccgCAGGCCCGTGTGTCCCTGCGGGGTGCccggctgcaggggggcagggcggggggccgggcgtgggggggccggcagggcgggggggccgggcgtgggggcgccggcagggcgggggggccgggcgtgggggcgccggcagggcggggggccggcggcgggggggcgCCACAGGCCCGTGTGTCCCTGGGGGGTGCCCGGCtgcagggggggcggggccgtggctccCCCCTGCGTTTCCTGCAGGAAGTCGAGTCTCTCGCTGTCAGTAATTTGGGGCCTCGTGTTGGTGTCGCAGCCCAGCCGAGCGGCCttccggctgggggaggggcacgtgAGGGACCCGGGGTCCGGGCCTGAGCCCCCGGCGGGGGCCGGTTTGCTCTGCAGCCGCCTCTAGGTGTCCTCTGGAGGTAGGTCCCGGCTACGGGCGCCCCCACGGCCGGGCCCTCGCCCCGCTGGAGGGGAGTCAACTCCTGCGCCCCCTTGGTTCaggctgccccccatcccctccctcttcttcccagcctgatgcccccagcccggcccaagcccctccccccagctactgccccagccctgcccaagcccctccccccacgtactgccccagcccagcccaagcccctccccccacgtactgccccagcccggcccaagcccctcccctcacgtactgccccagcccggccccaagcccctccccccatgtactgccccagccctgcccaagcccctccccccacgtactgccccagcccggcccaagcccctcccctcacgtactgccccagcccggcccaagcccctccccccacgtactgccccagcccggcccaagcccctccccccacgtactgcccagcccggcccaagcccctccccccacgtactgccccagccctgcccaagcccctccccccacgtactaccccagccctgcccaagcccctccccccacgtactgccccagcccggcccacgcacctccccccacatactgtcctctgccctcctcccccagctaacATTTTTCAGCTGCTTTGGGAAGGCTAAGGGGGTCAATTTCCACCCccaaggaggaagaggggggaatcccccacactcccattcagccaggcctgtgacacgcacacacacgccccCGCGGGCAGGGGTGGTGAGTACACGCACACGTACATACACACCCACAAGGGGGCGGGTgagtacacatacacacatgtacatacacacacatgggGAGGTGAGTACACACACGCGGGCAGGCAGGGGGGgtgagtacacacacacacacacacacctgtgcgcGTGGGGGGGAGAGCACACATAcacatgtacatacacacacacgggGGTGAGTACACGCACACAGGTACGTACACACATGCGGGCGTGCGGGgggtgagcacacacacacacacaggtacgtacacacacgcacacgcacacaggtACGTACACACACGGGCGGGCGGGgggtgagcacacacacacacacacacacaggtacgtacacacgggcgggcgggcgggggggtgagtacacacacacacacacacaggtacgtacacacgggcgggcggggggtgagtacacacacacacacacacacacaggtacgtACACATGGGCGGGGGgtgagtacacacacacacacacacacaggtacgtACACACACGGGCGGGCGGgggtgagcgcacacacacacacacacacacgcacacaggtACGTACACACATGGGCGGGgggtgagcacacacacacacacaggtacgtacacacgggcgggcggggggtgagtacacacacacacacacacacacaggtacgtACACATGGGCGGGGGgtgagtacacacacacacacacacacaggtacgtACACACACGGGCGGGCGGgggtgagcgcacacacacacacgcacacaggtACGTACACTacgcgggcgggcgggggggtgagcacacacacacacacacacaggtacgtACACACTGCGGGCGGGGgggtgagcacacacacacacacacacacaggtacatacacacacacacacgcacacacacaggtacgtacacatgggcgggcgggcgggggggtgagcacacacacgcacacacgtacgtacacacacacacacgcacacgcacacaccccgcCGTGCGCGGGGGAGGTGAGTCAGGCCGGCGGGGATGTGAGGCTCTTTGTGCGGCACAGACCCTGCATTCATCCCGCTCACCTCCGCTCGCGCCGCCATGTCGGAGCCAGCCCGGGAGACGCGGTGCGCAGGAGAACCCCCCAgcgcctgcgggggaggggcgggcagccTTTCCCTTGGGGGCTCAGTCCGGCTGAACTGGGGGGCTGGGACTGACCCTGGTGCCGTTGGCAGGTGGGTCCCCTGGAGCAGCATGGAGCCGTACAGCGAGGtgagtggctgggggcaggggagggtccccCGTACCCCATGCTGATGCGCCCCCCACTGACGCAGGTGGGGGGGCTTCCTCAGTCCTGACCCCTTTGTGTTCCCCCTGGAGTCCCCAGGGGccgtcccaccctctctctgcccccagggcccGGGCCCCGGCGCCGCCAGCTTGCCCCATCATTGGGGCGGAGGACGAGTACTTCGAGAACGACATGGAGCCGGTGAGGGGGGCCGTGTCCCTGggaagggggggccgggccgggccgtggGGCTGACTCTCGGCTTCCCCCCAGACTCCCGACGAGCAGAGCAGCGTCTTCCAGAgcatggagctggtgctgcggCACCCGGCCTACCTCATGGCCTTCCTGCACCACGTGGGTGCTCCAGTTCGACTCCAGCCCCGTGGTGAgtggggggcaggtcggggggtcgggggggctcctCAGTGCCCCTGTGCTGACCCCCGTCCGCTCCTCAGCTCTGCTACCTGCACGTGGACTTGATCAACAGCATGAGCGCCAAGGAGGGCCGGAAACTCTTCCTGGATTTCTGCCACACCTTCCTGGACAAGGCGGGGGTGAGCCTGGCGCCCCCCTCGCGCTCTCACCGCCCCCCACATCCGCCCACCCCCACAACCCTCTCGTGCCCCCCTTGCActcccaccgcccccacatccctctcgtGCCCCCTCACACTCCCGCCACCCCCACAACCCCCCTCGTGCCCCCTCACActcccaccgcccccacatcccccctcgtgcccccctcacactcccgccacccccacatcccccctcgtgccccctcacactcccaccgcccccacatccccctcatgccccccctcacgctcccaccgcccccacatccgcccctgcccccttgcactcccaccgcccccacatccctctcgtgccccctcacactcccaccgcccccacatccctctcgtgccccctcacactcccaccgcccccacatccctctcgtGCCCCCCTTGCACTCCCgccacccccacatcccccctcgtgccccctcacactcccaccgcccccacatcccccctcgtgcccccctcacactcccaccgcccccacatcccccctcgtgccccctcacactcccaccgcccccacatcccccctcgtgcccccctcacgctcccaccgcccccacatccgcccctgcccccttgcactcccaccgcccccacatccctttcgtgccccctcacactcccaccgccccccacatccctctcgtGCCCCCCCTTGCActcccaccgcccccacatccctctcgtGCCCCCCTTGCACTCCCGCCACCCCCACATTCCCCCTCGTGCCCCCCTCACGctcccaccgcccccacatccgcccctgcccccttgcactcccaccgcccccacatccctttcgtgccccctcacactcccaccgccccccacatccctctcgtgcccccctcacactcccaccgcccccacatcccccctcgtgcccccctcacactcccaccgcccccacatcccccctcgtgcccctcacactcccaccgcccccacatccctctcgtGCCCCCTCACGctcccaccgcccccacatccctctcgtGTCCCCCTCACGctcccaccgcccccacatccctctcgtGCCCCCCTCACGCAcccaccgcccccacatccctctcgtGTCCCCCTCACGctcccaccgcccccacatccctctcgtGCCCCCTCACGctcccaccgcccccacatccctgtcGTGCCCCCTTGCTCTCGCACCGCCCCCACATCCCTTTCGTGCCCCCTCACActcccaccgcccccacatccctctcgtGCCCCCTCACGctcccaccgcccccacatccctctcgtGCCCCCTCACGctcccaccgcccccacatccctgtcGTGCCCCCTTGCTCTCGCACCGCCCCCACATCCCTTTCGTGCCCCCTCACACTCCCACCGCCCCACATCCCTCTCGTGCCCCCTCACGCAcccaccgcccccacatccctctcgtGCCCCCTCACGctcccaccgcccccacatccctgtcGTGCCCCCTTGCTCTCGCaccgcccccacatccctctcgtGTCCCCCTCACGctcccaccgcccccacatccctctcgtGCCCCCTCATGctcccaccgcccccacatccctgtcGTGCCCCCTTGCTCTCGCaccgcccccacatccctctcgtGCCCCCTCACGctcccaccgcccccacatccctctcgtgtccccctcacactcccaccgcccccacatccctctcgtGCCCCCTCACGctcccaccgcccccacatcccccctcgtgccccctcacactcccaccgcccccacatccctgtcGTGCCCCCTTGCTCTCGCaccgcccccacatccctctcgtGCCCCCCCTCACGctcccaccgcccccacatcccccctcgtgcccccctcacactcccaccgcccccacatcccccctcgtgccccctacacactcccaccgcccccacatccctctcgtGCCCCCTCACGctcccaccgcccccacatccctctcgtGTCCCCCTCACGctcccaccgcccccacatccctctcgtGCCCCCTCACGCAcccaccgcccccacatccctctcgtGTCCCCCTCACGctcccaccgcccccacatccctctcgtGTCCCCCTCACGctcccaccgcccccacatccctctcgtGCCCCCTCACGctcccaccgcccccacatccctgtcGTGCCCCCTTGCTCTCGCACCGCCCCCACATCCCTTTCGTGCCCCCTCACActcccaccgcccccacatccctctcgtGCCCCCTCACGctcccaccgcccccacatccctctcgtGCCCCCCTCACGctcccaccgcccccacatccctctcgtGCCCCCTCACGCAcccaccgcccccacatccctctcgtGCCCCCTCACGctcccaccgcccccacatccctgtcGTGCCCCCTTGCTCTCGCaccgcccccacatccctctcgtGTCCCCCTCACGctcccaccgcccccacatccctctcgtGCCCCCTCATGctcccaccgcccccacatccctgtcGTGCCCCCTTGCTCTCGCaccgcccccacatccctctcgtGCCCCCTCACGctcccaccgcccccacatccctctcgtgtccccctcacactcccaccgcccccacatccctctcgtGCCCCCTCACGctcccaccgcccccacatccctctcgtGTCCCCCTCACGctcccaccgcccccacatccctgtcGTGCCCCCTTGCTCTCGCaccgcccccacatccctctcgtGCCCCCCTCACGctcccaccgcccccacatccccctcgtgcccccctcacactcccaccgcccccacatccGCCCTCGTGCCCCCTCACACTGCCACCGCCCTCACATCCGCCCTCGTGCCCCCTCACActcccaccgcccccacatccgcccctgccccccttgcACTCTCGTGCCCCCCCAcattcaccccacccccacatcctTCTCGTGCCCCCCTCACActcccaccgcccccacatccGCCTGTGCCCCCCTTGCCCTCCCGCCACCCCCCACGTCCCCCCCTGCCCCCTCGAGTTCCCCTTGCACTGCCACCACCCCCACGTCACCCACGTCCCCCCTTGTGTCCCCCTCgcgctcctgcctgcccccatccccctcgTGCCCCCCTCATGTCCCCGCCTGCCCTccatccttccccagcccccctgcccatcaCAAGCCCTTCGTTCtaaccccccttctctctctgctcAGCTCCTGCGGGTGCCGGTCCCACCCCATGTGCAGTTTGAACTGGGTGAGCGTCGTGCTCCgagcctgggggaaggaaggaacctgccccccccccccgccctcccattCCCGGAGCATCAGATGGGGACACTGGGGCCCCGAATCCtgtcgcttctcccccccccccccgtgctcggCAGCTCTTTGTACCACCAGCACCTTAGAACAGGGAGcattctggggctggggggcagcggcggggccggggggcaggggtgagaatggggggcagtggcggggccggggggcaggggtgggaatggggggcagtgcggggccggggggcaggggtgggaatggggggcagcggcggggccggggggcagcggcggggccggggggcaggggtgggaatggggggcagcggcggggccggggggcagtggcaggggcgGGAATGGGGGGCAGTGGCGGGAATGGGGGGCAgtggcggggccgggggccagggtgggagtggggggcagtggcggggccggggggcaggggtgggagtggggggcagtggcggggccggggggcaggggtgggaatggggggtagtggcggggccggggggcaggggtgggagtggggggcagcgagaggcctggggggcaggggcgggagtggggggcagcgagaggcccggggggcaggggcaggagtggggggcagcagcagagccaggggaCGGGGTTTGGGGGTCTGGAGTGAGGGGCAGCTGGGGTCCCTGTCCTGGCCCAGCCGGgccggggatgggggaggggcggagccgagccaggccaggccctgccAGGCTGGCACAGGGAGCCACCTGGTGGGCGTCCCGCAgcactgcagccacagagccggggcacctccccccttcctgtcctgcctcgattttcctcccctccctgcctgcctccaaggaagcgccctcccccccccccagcccaggatTCACCTGCACTTCCTGTCCCACCATGGCTgggtcccctcctgctccccgctGTGCGTGTCCAGCCTGTGAACGCGtgtgggcctggcctgggcgtcGGGCTGGGCCTGCTATTCCAAACGCAGAGCCAGGAGCCTTCGCTCAGTCCAGGCTACTGGCTggaggcactgctgggggaagctcgcagcgctgGGCTCCCTAGCAGGGGGAACTGTTGGGGGAAGCTCGCAGTGCCAGGGTCCCTAGCGGAGGGCACTGCTGGAGGAAGCTCACAGCGCCAGGGTCCCTAGcggagggcactgctgggggaagctcgcagcgccgGGGTCCCTAgcgggggcactgctgggggaagctcgcagcaccgGGGGTCCTTAGCGGGGGGCACTGCTGGAGGAAGCTCGCAGCACCGTGGTCCCTAGCGGGGGCACTGCTGGAGGAAGCTCGCAGCGCCGTGGTCCCTAGTGGGGGCACTGCTGGAGGAAGCTCGCAGCGCAGGGGTCCCTAGCGGGGGCACTGCTGGAGGAAGCTCGCAGCGCAGGGGTCCCTAGCGGGGGCACTGCTGGAGGAAGCTCGCAGCGCAGGGGTCCCTAgcgggggcactgctgggggaagctcgcagcgccgTGGTCCCTAGCGGGGGCACTGCTGGAGGAAGCTCGCAGCGCAGGGGTCCCTAGCAGGGGCACTGCTGTGGGAAGCTCACAGCGCCTCGTCTCTCCCTGCAGACCGGAACCGCCCAGAGCTGATCCCGGACGACGTTCTGCGCCGGTTCCTGGCTGAGATCCAGAACTTCAGCACCCCATGATCACCAAGCAGCTGGAGGATTTCAGGTGAGTCCCTGCAGggctcccatgggggggggggggcgacaagGGACagtgggggatgggcaggggagcTTGGTGGGGCCTGGATTGCGGGGActgggtggctgggggggttgggcagtgggggggaggattAGTGGCGTGGATGGTATGGGGGCGTGGGAGGCTGGGTAGGCAGTGCAGGGGCGGGTGGcacggaggggctgggggtggggggtgggcggCACAGGGGAGTTGGGATGCGTGGgggactgggggcagggtggggcagggcgggcagcaCAGGGGAACCAGAGTGGGCAGGCGGCTGGGGGTGAAGCGGGGCAGTGCAGGGGCGGGTGGTGCAAGGGGCTgagtgaggggcggggcagtgcaggGGCGGGTGGCATGgaggtgctgggggcggggggatgggcggcacaggggagccggggtgggggtgggcagaaggccgggggcggggcaggcggcacaggggagctgggatgCGCGTGGGGcccgggtggggcggggcagggcaggacgggCAGCACAAAGGAGCCAGGACGgggcgcgggcggggcgggacgggcagcacagaggagccggGGCGGggtgggcagcacagaggagccaggacggggcggggcgggacgggcagcacagaggagccagggcggggcggggcgggcagcacagaggagccagggcggggtgggcagcacagaggagccagggcggggcagggcggggcgggcagcacagaggagccaggacggggcgcgggcggggcgggacgggcagcacagaggagccggggcggggcggggcgggacgggcagcacagaggagccaggacggggcggggcgggacgggcagcacagaggagccaggacggggcggggcggggcgggacgggcagcacagaggagccaggacggggcagggcggggcgggacgggcagcacagaggagccaggatggggtggggcggggcgggacgggcagcacagaggagccagggcggggcggggcgggacgggcagcacagaggagccagggcggggcggggcgggacgggcagcacagaggagccagggcggggcggggcgggacgggcagcacagaggagccaggatggggtggggcggggcgggacgggcagcacagaggagccagggcggggcgggcagcacagaggagccagggcggggcggggcggggcgggacgggcagcacagaggagccaggacggggcgggcagcacagaggagccagggcggggcggggcggggcgggcagcacagaggagccaggacggggcggggcgggcagcacagaggagccaggacggggcggggcggggcggggcgggcagcacagaggagccagggcggggcagggcaggacgggcagcacagaggagccagggcggggcggggcgggacgggcagcacagaggagccaggacggggcggggcgggacgggcagcacagaggagccagggcggggcggggcggggcgggcagcacagagg carries:
- the LOC142823579 gene encoding uncharacterized protein LOC142823579 encodes the protein MFLQTSGERRGAGGCTGRGQAGEGCAGGSRALGPGQEALQAGGRARKRRRLFLLPPPAWARRGAERSGALSPARPGSARSERPVGPLEQHGAVQRGPGPRRRQLAPSLGRRTSTSRTTWSRLPTSRAASSRAWSWCCGTRPTSWPSCTTWVLQFDSSPVLCYLHVDLINSMSAKEGRKLFLDFCHTFLDKAGLLRVPVPPHVQFELDRNRPELIPDDVLRRFLAEIQNFSTP